From a single Nicotiana tomentosiformis chromosome 2, ASM39032v3, whole genome shotgun sequence genomic region:
- the LOC104116004 gene encoding putative pectate lyase 2: protein MANPSSLLLFSCLVLFSISCSNAKTLNPIDSCWRSDPNWSSNRQALADCAKGFGSGALGGKGGAIYVVNDTDDDPVNPKPGTLRYGVIQTEPLWIIFEKDMLINLRNELIINSFKTIDGRGAKVEIGLGPCISIDVIKNVIIHGVKIDICLRAPEGNVRISPTEVVFRPGTDGNAIIIRNSSNVWIDHCFLGRATEGLLDIIFTSYDITVSNNIFFKHNWVMTLGNIDGFYQDKIMNVTIAFNHFGPYLNDRIPRIRYGYVHIANNYYEPWGLHAISGSSEPTIFSEGNYFIASNNVTLKEVTHREYALPTVWAQWNWKSSKDKFLNGAFFNASGTGNPTPNYTSPQSFPVADGSQVPSLTSDAGPLQCIPNRPCL, encoded by the exons ATGGCAAATCCCAGTTCTCTCTTATTATTTTCATGTCTTGTATTGTTTTCCATTTCTTGTTCGAATGCAAAAACTCTAAACCCTATAGATTCATGTTGGAGATCAGATCCGAATTGGTCTAGCAATCGCCAAGCTTTAGCCGATTGTGCTAAAGGCTTTGGAAGTGGTGCCTTGGGAGGAAAAGGCGGAGCGATTTACGTCGTAAATGATACTGACGATGACCCCGTAAATCCTAAACCAGGCACCCTCCGATATGGTGTAATTCAAACCGAACCACTTTGGATTATTTTCGAAAAAGATATGCTCATAAATTTAAGAAACGAACTTATAATTAATAGTTTTAAAACCATAGATGGAAGAGGTGCGAAAGTTGAAATAGGATTAGGACCTTGTATTAGTATTGATGTTATAAAGAATGTGATTATTCATGGAGTAAAGATAGATATTTGCTTGAGAGCTCCAGAAGGAAATGTTAGAATTAGTCCTACTGAGGTTGTGTTTAGGCCTGGTACTGATGGAAATGCCATCATTATAAGAAATTCTTCAAATGTTTGGATTGACCATTGTTTTCTCGGTCGTGCTACTGAAGGTCTCCTCGATATTATTTTTACTTCTTATGATATCACAGTCTCAAACAATATCTTTTTCAAacataattgg GTGATGACGCTGGGGAACATAGACGGATTTTATCAGGACAagatcatgaatgtcacaatcgCATTCAATCATTTTGGTCCTTATCTTAATGATAGAATACCAAG GATTCGATATGGATATGTTCATATTGCCAACAATTATTATGAACCCTGGGGACTTCATGCCATTAGTGGAAGCTCCGAACCAACTATTTTTAGTGAAGGGAATTACTTCATTGCTTCCAACAACGTGACGTTGAAAGAG GTAACACATAGGGAATATGCTTTGCCAACGGTGTGGGCGCAGTGGAATTGGAAGTCATCCAAAGACAAATTCTTGAATGGAGCTTTCTTCAATGCATCAGGAACAGGAAATCCAACTCCAAATTATACTTCACCACAGTCATTTCCAGTTGCTGATGGATCCCAAGTTCCTTCTTTAACTTCTGATGCTGGTCCTCTTCAGTGTATTCCTAACCGACCCTGCCTTTAA